TGGCCGCGTTCGGTGACCACGTCCGTGGCGCCGAACTCCCGCCCAGGTGGCTGCGGGCCTTGTGGCGGCCCATCAGGATGATCTGGTGCTCGATGAATGTCGCGCGCATATCTCTCCAGCTGAATGGCGTCGAAAAGCTCCTACCCAGACGCCGGGCGGCCCGGTGCGGGCCGGCCTCTTGCGCCGGTCCGACTCCAGCAAACGTTGTTTTACCGACCAGTGGGAGTCACTGCCGTTCCAGGTAATGCCAGTACCTGTCTGGCCACTGAGCAGGTCACATGCCGTCAGTACATGGATGATCGAGCCGAGATCCCAGCCTTCCTCAGCTCCAGGCGGGCCCGCCTCACCCCGCAGCAGGCCGGCCTGCCGGCCTTCGGGGGCAACCGCAGGGTCAAGGGGCTGCGCCGCGAGGAGGTCGCGATGCTGGCCGGCGTCTCAGTCGACTACTACGTGCGCCTTGAGCGCGGCAATCGAGAACATCGAGAACATCGACAGCCCCCACCGCCGCCGGCGGGCGCGGATCACGCCAGGTCCAGCTCCCGGTTTCGGGCTGCTCCCGACCGGTCTACTTTCCGCGCTGCCACGATGATGAGTGCCCCGGAGATGATCCCGGCGAAGAACGGGCTTGGCACAAGGAGGACGCCGCCCACCGCGCACCACGTCGCGAGGCCCCAGCCGATCCCGGCGGGCACGGCCACTTCGCGTCCAGCGAGGTGCCAGGTCAGGCAGCCCAGGAGAATCAGGGGCACGGAGAAGCTTCCCGGACCGGCCCAGAAGGTGACCGTGTTCTGCAGGGACTCCACCGTCGGAACGGCGCCCCCGCCTGTGAGCACGAGCGGGACGGCTGCCCATATCCCCCGATCCACCCAGCCGGCGATGTTTTCAAAGGCGACGAGCGCCAGCAAGGACAGGTGCCCTGTTCCCAGCACGAGCATGATCCCGCTCGCCCAGCGGAGCAGCCGCTTTCTGGAGTTCATCGTGACTTCCCTTCTTCGTACGCCGCCGCCGCATGGTGGCGGTCGCGCCAGGCTTGTTCCCATCGCCGGGTCAGGGCTGGGTAGACGATGAGGTAGCGGAAAGGCGCGATGGCGGCCATGTAGAGCCGTCCGAACCGGCCGTTGGGCTTGACGAGGACGGCCATCCGTAGCTCGTAGTCGCCGTTCGCCCCTTGAATCCAGCCGAGGTGCATCACGGTGTGCACGGTCTTGTTCGCGAGCTCGCGTGCGGACTCCATGTCGAGCTCGTAGACCGCTTTGAGGGGCATGCTCTCGTGGTCGGTGCCGCGGGGAGCGTCGCGGACGTCGCCGGGCAGGCGGTCGCGGAGTGAGGCGACCCGCGCTCCGACGCCCGCTGATGGTTTGTCCCAGCCGAGGAGTGCGCCGAGCTTCCACCGAATGGCGAACAAGGACCTGACCAGCCGGGGCTGTTTTTCGAGTCCGCCGGTGGCTTGCATCGCTGCGAGCATCGTCGGGAAGTCGTCAGGTCCGGCTCCCGGAGTGCGGAACGACCACACGTCCTCGACCGAGAAGTCACTCGTGAATTCGTGGATGCGCCACGGCTGCTCGGTGTGGGTGGCCTCTGCGAGTCGTGGCAAGGTTCGGCCTCTCATTTATACGTTACCGTACATTACGTGTGTACGGTAACGTATAAATGAGAGGCGATCAATGGAGGTGGCCAGATTCCCGCCGTGGCCCGCACAACACGAGCCCGCTGGATAGAGGCGGGCCTCGAAGCCCTCGCCGAGGGAGGACCCGACGCGGTCCGCGTCGAGACGCTCGCCACCAAGCTCGGCGTGACGAAGGGCGGGTTCTACGGGTACTTCGATGGGCGTCCCGCGTTGCTCACGGAGATGCTCGACGAGTGGGAACGCCGCTGCACCAGAGAGGTCCTCGCCCAGGTCGACGCTGAAGGCGGCGACGCCGCCGAGAGGATCAGGCGCGTCGGTCAACTGACCTTCTCAGAAGACCTTCACCGGATTGATCTCGCGGTCCGGGCCTGGGCCCACCACGACCAGTCCGTCGCGGCGCGCCTGCGGCGTATCGACAACGAGCGCATGGACTTCCTGCGGAAGATGTTCGGCGCCTTCATCACCGACCCCGACGAGATCGAGGCCCGCAGCACCCTGGCGTTCGCGCTCGCGATCGGCCGCCACTTCATCGTCGCGGACCACCCTGGGTACACCAAACGCGAAGCCATCCACCTTGCCGGAGAACACCTCTTGCGCCCGCCACGGTGAACGCCCGGTTCGCGCCTCATCGCCATCATCCAGGGGCGTCCCCAAGATGCGTTTTCACCACGGGTGTACTCAAGTACAGGTGACGGGGACAGCTCTCGCGCCGCTTCCATCCTGACGACCGAGTCGCACCTGCCGCCAAGGGCAGGACCGTGCGCCCGAGTGCGCCACCGGCGGCACCGCGTACCACCCCTCCAATTGATCTGGCCCTCGCTCGGGTCGGTGCGCTGAGACCCAGGGGTCGGACGGGGTCGCCGGCACCCACCTCACCTGAGGGGGTCGAAGGACCGCCGTCATCACCGCATTCCTTCGGGGCAAGGCGGCACCCCTGCGGAAACTACCCGACCCGTGCCGACATCCCCACCTTCCTTCGTGACCACAGATGACGGCGACACCCGACGGCGATCCGCGAGGGGGCGGCATTCTCCCTCCGTTCGGGGCTCATGACAGATTTCTTGTCGGCACCCCACCTTGGTGGCCTCGGCGGTCGTTCTCGACGGGGTGCGGGCGGTCTCGGCGGCCGAGGACCGGCAGTGATGACGCCGATCCTCGGCGAGCCCCCACGACGAGGCGCACCTGCGGCCCCGGGCGGCAGGGAGCACGCCTGCC
This window of the Nonomuraea africana genome carries:
- a CDS encoding TetR/AcrR family transcriptional regulator, with translation MARTTRARWIEAGLEALAEGGPDAVRVETLATKLGVTKGGFYGYFDGRPALLTEMLDEWERRCTREVLAQVDAEGGDAAERIRRVGQLTFSEDLHRIDLAVRAWAHHDQSVAARLRRIDNERMDFLRKMFGAFITDPDEIEARSTLAFALAIGRHFIVADHPGYTKREAIHLAGEHLLRPPR
- a CDS encoding DUF2867 domain-containing protein, coding for MPRLAEATHTEQPWRIHEFTSDFSVEDVWSFRTPGAGPDDFPTMLAAMQATGGLEKQPRLVRSLFAIRWKLGALLGWDKPSAGVGARVASLRDRLPGDVRDAPRGTDHESMPLKAVYELDMESARELANKTVHTVMHLGWIQGANGDYELRMAVLVKPNGRFGRLYMAAIAPFRYLIVYPALTRRWEQAWRDRHHAAAAYEEGKSR